A genomic segment from Nematostella vectensis chromosome 6, jaNemVect1.1, whole genome shotgun sequence encodes:
- the LOC5514672 gene encoding peroxisome proliferator-activated receptor gamma coactivator-related protein 1 isoform X1, translated as MVVQHGTSRSFLSFDGRFIAERNSVEIWLKVVISPGSFERLRSLVVKESTYLLLDIFERHNRRKRTVTPRTTSHRLRTRLEQRESNLYSPMAAEVRHKKNPKSVVFKSPSNNKDNQKTAVVIEARDVSSLLEKFLEYEESQTHTKVEDSSIALTPVSSPGNKNLSPLGFPVKDPVTNKMQSSTNHAFGLTPPVSPPSSNTSSPNLLPEFIPLSSEKSQENKPSGEFKSVGNNNEKENACNNKIEREDMELSPSDSNSGESCIIEKADSSACRCPTTTDQQTQRSDRSDYFPETHNKTIENVAINKLTGMIPFFPLNVNSSQSGLSKDAADRFGNESGEDEPRFNPRNAEKEGSRSSRRSPDPYASSDSEDERDRIRWRQLEKERRWRHEQRSRRDESHSRSRSRSRGRSWSRQRSPSQERRRIHSRRHNDRRGREQSVEVKERTDEDRLYDIEHERKKTFRIDRSFREASREERRIVYVGKISDDTHKDDVWRRFRKYGPIEKVTVHFRDNGDNYAFVTFVESASALDAVNDANSNPKEPALDICFGGRRKFCGGSYVDFDSNTSYIEEKLMNGAGPKDEDGSGDELDFDALLRMAMKRK; from the exons ATGGTTGTGCAACATGGTACCTCTCGCTCGTTTCTCTCCTTTGATGGTCGTTTCATAGCTGAGCGGAATTCGGTAGAAATTTGGCTTAAAGTCGTCATTTCACCTGGTTCTTTTGAACGTTTAAGGTCATTAGTAGTCAAGGAGTCTACCTATTTGTTATTGGATATATTTGAGAGACATAATCGGAGAAAGAGAACGGTCACTCCTCGTACTACGAGTCACCGGCTTCGAACACGTTTGGAACAGCGTGAATCAAATTTATACTCCCCCATGGCGGCAGAGGTCAGGCATAAAAAG AACCCTAAAAGTGTTGTGTTCAAATCCCCAAGTAACAACAAAGATAACCAGAAAACAG CAGTTGTCATTGAAGCCAGAGATGTTAGCAGCTTGTTGGAAAAGTTCCTTGAGTACGAAGAGTCTCAAA CTCATACTAAAGTCGAAGATTCTTCAATAGCTCTCACTCCTGTATCTTCTCCGGG CAACAAGAATTTAAGCCCATTAGGCTTCCCGGTGAAAGATCCtgtaacaaataaaatgcagTCCTCAACTAATCACGCTTTTG GGTTGACACCCCCAGTAAGTCCACCATCCAGCAACACTAGCAGTCCGAACCTGCTTCCAGAATTTATACCACTGTCATCAGAAAAATCCCAAGAAAATAAACCATCTGGTGAATTTAAGTCAGTGGGTAACAATAACGAGAAGGAAAATGCTTGTAATAATAAGATTGAACGTGAGGACATGGAATTGTCTCCTAGTGACTCAAACAGTGGGGAGTCATGTATCATTGAGAAAGCAGATTCAAGTGCTTGTAGATGTCCAACAACAACTGATCAACAAACACAACGTAGTGACAGAAGTGATTATTTTCCAGAAACTCATAATAAAACAATTGAGAATGTTGCCATTAACAAACTCACAGGAATGATCCCATTCTTCCCATTAAATGTGAATTCCTCACAAAGTGGGCTATCTAAAGATGCAGCAGATAGATTCGGTAATGAAAGTGGTGAAGATGAACCCAGGTTTAACCCAAGAAATGCAGAGAAAGAAGGCTCAAGGAGTAGCAGACGCTCCCCTGATCCCTATGCATCTAGTGACTCTGAAGACGAGCGTGATAGGATAAGATGGAGACAACTTGAGAAAGAGAGGAGGTGGCGACATGAACAGCGGAGTCGCAGAGACGAAAGTCACAGCAGGAGCCGCAGTCGTAGCCGAGGTAGGAGCTGGAGCAGGCAGAGAAGCCCTAGCCAGGAGAGGCGCAGAATTCATAGCAGGAGGCACAATGACAGAAGAGGCAGGGAGCAGAGCGTGGAAGTGAAGGAGAGGACAGATGAAGACAGGCTCTATGACATTGAGCATGAGAGAAAGAAAACGTTTAGAATTGACAGAAGCTTTAGAGAGGCATCTAGG GAGGAAAGAAGAATTGTTTACGTTGGGAAAATTAGTGATGACACCCACAAAGATGATGTGTGGAGAAGATTCCGTAAATATGGTCCAATTGAGAAAGTCACGGTGCACTTCCGGGACAATGG TGATAACTATGCATTTGTAACATTTGTTGAGTCTGCCTCAGCACTGGATGCAGTGAATG ATGCCAACAGCAATCCAAAAGAACCTGCGCTAGACATTTGCTTTGGAGGAAGAAGGAAATTCTGTGGTGGAAGCTATGTTGACTTCG ATTCTAACACAAGTTATATTGAGGAGAAGTTAATGAATGGAGCTGGGCCTAAGGATGAGGATGGATCTGGTGACGAGTTGGATTTTGATGCACTCCTTCGCATGGCCATGAAAAGAAAGTAG
- the LOC5514672 gene encoding peroxisome proliferator-activated receptor gamma coactivator 1-alpha isoform X2, with the protein MVVQHGTSRSFLSFDGRFIAERNSVEIWLKVVISPGSFERLRSLVVKESTYLLLDIFERHNRRKRTVTPRTTSHRLRTRLEQRESNLYSPMAAEVRHKKNPKSVVFKSPSNNKDNQKTVVIEARDVSSLLEKFLEYEESQTHTKVEDSSIALTPVSSPGNKNLSPLGFPVKDPVTNKMQSSTNHAFGLTPPVSPPSSNTSSPNLLPEFIPLSSEKSQENKPSGEFKSVGNNNEKENACNNKIEREDMELSPSDSNSGESCIIEKADSSACRCPTTTDQQTQRSDRSDYFPETHNKTIENVAINKLTGMIPFFPLNVNSSQSGLSKDAADRFGNESGEDEPRFNPRNAEKEGSRSSRRSPDPYASSDSEDERDRIRWRQLEKERRWRHEQRSRRDESHSRSRSRSRGRSWSRQRSPSQERRRIHSRRHNDRRGREQSVEVKERTDEDRLYDIEHERKKTFRIDRSFREASREERRIVYVGKISDDTHKDDVWRRFRKYGPIEKVTVHFRDNGDNYAFVTFVESASALDAVNDANSNPKEPALDICFGGRRKFCGGSYVDFDSNTSYIEEKLMNGAGPKDEDGSGDELDFDALLRMAMKRK; encoded by the exons ATGGTTGTGCAACATGGTACCTCTCGCTCGTTTCTCTCCTTTGATGGTCGTTTCATAGCTGAGCGGAATTCGGTAGAAATTTGGCTTAAAGTCGTCATTTCACCTGGTTCTTTTGAACGTTTAAGGTCATTAGTAGTCAAGGAGTCTACCTATTTGTTATTGGATATATTTGAGAGACATAATCGGAGAAAGAGAACGGTCACTCCTCGTACTACGAGTCACCGGCTTCGAACACGTTTGGAACAGCGTGAATCAAATTTATACTCCCCCATGGCGGCAGAGGTCAGGCATAAAAAG AACCCTAAAAGTGTTGTGTTCAAATCCCCAAGTAACAACAAAGATAACCAGAAAACAG TTGTCATTGAAGCCAGAGATGTTAGCAGCTTGTTGGAAAAGTTCCTTGAGTACGAAGAGTCTCAAA CTCATACTAAAGTCGAAGATTCTTCAATAGCTCTCACTCCTGTATCTTCTCCGGG CAACAAGAATTTAAGCCCATTAGGCTTCCCGGTGAAAGATCCtgtaacaaataaaatgcagTCCTCAACTAATCACGCTTTTG GGTTGACACCCCCAGTAAGTCCACCATCCAGCAACACTAGCAGTCCGAACCTGCTTCCAGAATTTATACCACTGTCATCAGAAAAATCCCAAGAAAATAAACCATCTGGTGAATTTAAGTCAGTGGGTAACAATAACGAGAAGGAAAATGCTTGTAATAATAAGATTGAACGTGAGGACATGGAATTGTCTCCTAGTGACTCAAACAGTGGGGAGTCATGTATCATTGAGAAAGCAGATTCAAGTGCTTGTAGATGTCCAACAACAACTGATCAACAAACACAACGTAGTGACAGAAGTGATTATTTTCCAGAAACTCATAATAAAACAATTGAGAATGTTGCCATTAACAAACTCACAGGAATGATCCCATTCTTCCCATTAAATGTGAATTCCTCACAAAGTGGGCTATCTAAAGATGCAGCAGATAGATTCGGTAATGAAAGTGGTGAAGATGAACCCAGGTTTAACCCAAGAAATGCAGAGAAAGAAGGCTCAAGGAGTAGCAGACGCTCCCCTGATCCCTATGCATCTAGTGACTCTGAAGACGAGCGTGATAGGATAAGATGGAGACAACTTGAGAAAGAGAGGAGGTGGCGACATGAACAGCGGAGTCGCAGAGACGAAAGTCACAGCAGGAGCCGCAGTCGTAGCCGAGGTAGGAGCTGGAGCAGGCAGAGAAGCCCTAGCCAGGAGAGGCGCAGAATTCATAGCAGGAGGCACAATGACAGAAGAGGCAGGGAGCAGAGCGTGGAAGTGAAGGAGAGGACAGATGAAGACAGGCTCTATGACATTGAGCATGAGAGAAAGAAAACGTTTAGAATTGACAGAAGCTTTAGAGAGGCATCTAGG GAGGAAAGAAGAATTGTTTACGTTGGGAAAATTAGTGATGACACCCACAAAGATGATGTGTGGAGAAGATTCCGTAAATATGGTCCAATTGAGAAAGTCACGGTGCACTTCCGGGACAATGG TGATAACTATGCATTTGTAACATTTGTTGAGTCTGCCTCAGCACTGGATGCAGTGAATG ATGCCAACAGCAATCCAAAAGAACCTGCGCTAGACATTTGCTTTGGAGGAAGAAGGAAATTCTGTGGTGGAAGCTATGTTGACTTCG ATTCTAACACAAGTTATATTGAGGAGAAGTTAATGAATGGAGCTGGGCCTAAGGATGAGGATGGATCTGGTGACGAGTTGGATTTTGATGCACTCCTTCGCATGGCCATGAAAAGAAAGTAG
- the LOC5514616 gene encoding peptide chain release factor 1, whose protein sequence is MRGNFVLAWKAFNGFGFFQLIKKQLSKTELRKFTFNANGIPSPKSFSSYLGTVLDDHLRNVLQQHRTISDRLSRPQDLATDEHRTLSKTLSSLAPLVELIKTLEAKQKEQEELSDLIKEGGELGKMAEEDRKSHLVEMKKIQNDIMKALIPKDEADENDVILEVRAGTGGQEASLFASEMFIMYQRFAAFKKWKFDILDIARSDTGGYKEASASISGYGVFGKMKFEVGVHRVQRVPVTEAQGRVHTSTMTVAVLPQPQEVDVIISPNDLKIDTFRASGAGGQHVNTTDSAVRITHIPSGMVVSSQEERSQFKNKAKAMQVLRARLYDLQRREADSARVHARRTQIGTAERSEKIRTYNFPQGRVTDHRIGMTSHTVDKFLEGGVLLEDMIDALRVQDERDALKELVDRYTTNINQR, encoded by the exons ATGCGGGGTAATTTCGTGTTAGCGTGGAAGGCCTTTAATGGATTTGGATTTTTTCagctaataaaaaaacaattgtcaAAAACTGAACTAAGGAAGTTTACGTTCAATGCCAACG GCATTCCGTCGCCAAAATCATTTTCGAGCTATCTTGGCACAGTTCTAGATGATCACCTCCGAAATGTCTTACAGCAACATAGAACAATATCAGACAGACTTTCTAGACCCCAGGATCTCGCCACTGATGAGCACAGAACACTGTCAAAGACACTTTCCTCCCTTGCCCCATTGGTGGAGCTGATAAAAACCTTGGAAGCAAAACAAAAG GAACAAGAAGAACTCTCAGATCTTATCAAAGAAGGTGGAGAGCTAGGGAAGATGGCAGAGGAAGACAGAAAGTCTCATTTAGTAGAGATGAAAAAGATACAG AATGATATAATGAAAGCTCTCATACCAAAAGATGAAGCAGATGAGAATGATGTCATTCTTGAAGTCAGAGCAG GCACTGGAGGTCAAGAGGCATCTCTGTTTGCAAGTGAAATGTTCATCATGTATCAAAG atttgcagcttttaaaaaatggaaGTTTGACATTCTAGATATTGCCAGGAGTGATACAGGGGGATACAAG GAAGCTTCGGCAAGTATTTCTGGATATGGTGTTTTTGGTAAAATGAAA TTTGAGGTGGGTGTTCACCGGGTTCAACGAGTGCCTGTTACCGAGGCACAAGGAAGAGTGCATACCAGCACGATGACTGTTGCAGTGCTTCCTCAACCACAAGAAGTAGATGTGATAATCAGTCCCAATGACCTGAAGATTGACACCTTCCGCGCTTCAGG TGCTGGTGGACAACACGTCAACACTACAGACAGTGCAGTTCGCATAACACATATTCCATCAGGCATGGTGGTTAGTTCGCAAGAAGAACGCTCTCAATTCAAG AACAAAGCAAAGGCAATGCAAGTTCTTCGTGCAAGACTGTACGATCTTCAAAGGCGGGAAGCAGATTCGGCTCGTGTCCATGCTCGTAGAACACAG ATTGGAACTGCTGAACGATCAGAAAAAATCAGAACTTACAACTTCCCTCAG GGACGTGTCACAGACCATCGCATTGGCATGACGTCACACACTGTGGATAAATTCTTAGAAGGAGGAGTGTTGTTGGAGGATATGATAGATGCCCTGAGGGTCCAGGACGAGAGAGATGCCCTTAAAGAGTTAGTTGATCGTTATACAACAAACATCAACCAGAGATAG
- the LOC5514673 gene encoding uncharacterized protein LOC5514673 translates to MSQPPRLSSPAPFSPSSLYSVTSYSQLRNNRTPGNSINLATTLRSPQLASMYGEYRTTMAAEPVVRKCTPFCDKSKECPEHHELLVSIVNCTDMLGSLSNLDGLKECVEKYVNKGWNRDDDVPDPVLENRFPLIHWAAALGKCNALEWMLSSGFSPVSCSSGVGETALHRATAWLHKSRPKFTVKELTPKYNKIVGLLKEALIIKDEAHGETPLHTASGMLVNGDHKPNFFETCIELIVRHAKRMPECLSAIVNAVNDDGDTALHILACGERHKIEFCCQAIRTLVNAGADRSIRNNEGKTALDIALARGTESLVEELIKVVDHDDSNILSGIVHNDESSDSFCNYNSLAHSPSISNTSPSLESPVPGTISDGEDGDEPYPRIAHVQTVKVEPLEDDQDVEKQILQMQEEHASSTDPGLNALDMMDSSGLLRHLIEAGLLQDVTTLVGKARARDEANLRKVQIQAKDIEAQISTKLKEIERMKLEVSSLKNKRKRCDDECDKLRKRLHSCASAMKEIPSATATTNDKGQKKNEANNKDS, encoded by the exons ATGAGTCAGCCGCCTAGACTATCCTCTCCCGCTCCCTTCTCCCCTAGCAGCCTCTACTCGGTTACTTCGTACTCACAATTACGGAATAACAG AACTCCTGGTAATAGCATCAATCTGGCAACAACACTGCGTAGTCCACAACTGGCTTCCATGTATGGAGAGTACAGAACCACAATGGCAGCAGAGCCAGTTGTTCGCAAGTGCACCCCTTTCTGCGACAAGAGCAAGGAATGCCCAGAACACCATGAATTACTGGTATCAATTGTAAATTGTACAGATATGCTTGGGTCACTCTCAAATCTGGATGGCTTGAAAGAGTGTGTGGAGAAGTATGTAAATAAAGGATGGAATCGAGATGATGATGTTCCAGACCCTGTTTTAGAGAACAGGTTTCCTTTGATCCACTGGGCAGCAGCCTTAGGGAAGTGTAATGCATTAGAGTGGATGCTAAGCAGTGGGTTCAGTCCCGTCTCATGCTCTTCAGGAGTTGGTGAGACTGCTCTGCACAGGGCAACTGCATGGCTTCATAAATCACGGCCAAAGTTCACAGTGAAGGAACTAACACcaaaatacaacaaaataGTGGGACTTCTTAAAGAGGCACTAATTATAAAGGATGAGGCCCATGGTGAAACACCCCTACACACAGCATCAGGGATGTTGGTAAATGGAGATCATAAGCCAAACTTTTTTGAGACTTGCATTGAATTGATTGTGAGACATGCAAAAAGGATGCCTGAATGTTTAAGCGCCATTGTAAATGCTgtcaatgatgatggtgacacAGCCCTTCACATTCTTGCATGCGGAGAACGACATAAAATTGAATTCTGTTGTCAAGCAATTAGGACACTTGTCAATGCTGGTGCTGACAGGAGTATTAGAAACAATGAAGGAAAAACAGCCCTTGATATTGCACTTGCAAGAGGAACTGAGTCACTTGTTGAGGAGCTTATCAAG GTAGTTGACCATGATGACTCTAATATTCTGTCTGGTATTGTTCACAATGATGAAAGCTCAGACAGTTTCTGCAACTACAACTCTCTTGCTCACTCACCCTCAATCAGTAACACATCTCCTTCGCTGGAAAGCCCTGTGCCTGGAACAATCAGCGATGGAGAAGATGGTGATGAGCCTTACCCACGTATTGCTCATGTCCAAACAGTAAAAGTTGAGCCCTTAGAAGATGATCAGGATGTCGAGAAG CAAATCCTACAGATGCAAGAAGAACATGCTTCAAGTACAGACCCAGGACTGAATGCTT TGGACATGATGGACAGCTCTGGTTTGCTGCGACACCTGATAGAGGCAGGGCTTCTGCAAGATGTTACCACACTGGTTGGAAAAGCCCGGGCTCGTGATGAAGCTAACCTCAGAAAAGTTCAGATACAAGCAAAAG ATATTGAAGCTCAAATCAGCACTAAACTTAAGGAAATTGAGCGTATGAAGTTGGAAGTGAGCTCATTGAAGAACAAGCGCAAACGATGTGATGATGAATGTGACAAACTGCGAAAGCGGTTACATTCATGTGCAAGTGCAATGAAAGAAATCCCCTCGGCCACTGCCACAACTAATGATAAgggacagaaaaaaaatgaggcAAACAACAAGGATTCCTAG